The genomic segment GCCTTGTCGTTGCCGGTTGCCGTGGGGTCTTCGCCTACCAATGAGCCGAGGGATTCCAGGTCCGAAGCGAGCGACCCGAGCTGGCCGACCACGGCGTCCATCCCCTCGACGAGTGTTCCCGTCCGATCGCGGACCTGGAGGAGATGCGCCTGATAGCCCTCGATGCGGCCCTCAGCCGCCGCCAGAGCGGCCTCAGAGGCCGCCAGAGCGGCTTCGAGCTGCCAGGCCCGGTAGCCCATGTATCCCCAGCCGAGCAGGCCGACGATGGCCAGCACCGCGGCGATTCGGCCGTTCCGACCCAGGCCTGCCGGATTGCGAGGGGCTTCTCCGCCCTGCCCTCCGTTGGCTTCGTGGGGCAAGGCGTCGCCGTCGATGGCGACCAGTTGGGGGCGTGCATCGTTCATGGGGGAACCTCGACGCGTTGGGGAGGGAATCGCGAACGGGCGCGCTGGCGAATCAGGACTGGATGACGAGTTTCGAAAGGCTGGTCTTGCGCAAGTTCGTCTTCTGGATCGTGCGCACCAGCTCGGCCACCTTCTCGGTGTCCGTCTCGAACGGGTTGTTGCAGATCACCCGGACGTTGAGCAGGTTGCCGAGGCGGATATTCGACCAATCCAGATCGTACTGGATGCCATTCTGGCGGGCGAGCTTGATGAACTCACCGCGCATTCGTGCGCGCGTATCATGGGGCGGCTCGGTCTTCGCCTTGTTGATCTCTTCGTCGTTCAGGATGCGGTCCACCGCTCCCTTGCGCTCGAGCAGATAATAGAGTCCGCGGTTCACGCGGATGTCGTGGTACTGGAGATCCAGCATGAAGACGCGGGGATCGGCCCAGCGAGAGCCGTGCTTGTCGACGTAGGATTCGATCAGGTTGCGCTTGATCACCCAGTCGATCTGGCGGGAGAGCTTGTTCGGATCGTCGTCCAGACAGTCGAGCACGTGTTGCCACATTCCGACGCTCTCCTTGAGCTCGTCGGAAACCGGATACTGCTCCATGTACTTCTGGGCCATCTCGCAGTATTCGCGCTGGATTTCGATCGGTGAGTACTCGCGCCCGTTGTCGAGGCGAAGCTTCCGCTTGCAGGTCGTGTCGCAGGAGATGTCCTTGATCGCCTTGACCGGATTGCGGAGCGTAAAATCCTTGTTGATGTAGTTGTCTTCGATCATCTGCAGGACGATTGCGCACGTCCCGATCTTCACGAAGTTCGTGTACTCGCTCATGTTCGAATCGCCGACGATCACATGCAGGCGGCGATAGCGCTCGCGATCGGCATGGGGCTCGTCGCGGGTATTGATGATCGAGCGATCGTTCGTCGTGGTGCCGGAAATCTTCTGGTAGATGTGCTGGGCACGCTGGCTGATGCAGTAGTGCACGCCGTCCTGGGTCTGGAAGACCTTGCCCGCACCGGTGTAGATCTGGCGCGTCACCAGGAACGGAATCAACTGCTCGGCCAGGTAGTAGAAATCGACGTCACGATCGACGAGGTAGTTCTCGTGGCAGCCGTAGCTGTTGCCGACGAAATCCGTGTTGTTCTTGAAGATCGACAACTTGCCGGCGATCCGCTCCTCGCGAATCTTGCTCTCGGCGTAATCCTGCAGATCCTCGAGGATGCGCTCACCGGCCCGGTCGTAGACGATCAGCTGCCGCGGCGACGCGCACTCCGGCGTGGCGTACTCCGGATGACAACCGGTGTCCTGGTAGAAGCGTGCGCCGTTTTCCAGGAACACGTTCAGGAAGTGCTCCGTGGTGATCAGCTTCTCGAAGAGGAAGCGAATCGCCTTTTCGACCGGCAACGTCTTCCGCCCTTCGGGCGTGAAGATGATTCCGTATTCGGTCTCGACTCCGTAGATCCGCTTTTGCACGTGCTCCCACCCAATTCGGAGGGCCAATGTAGCCATTCCTCTATCGGCAGGTACGTGCGAGACCTTTCGACGTCTCCGCGAGGTGATCTGCTGCCAACGGAGACCTGAAAGATCCGGTCAACTGGGGCCCCCCCCGGGGGGGGGGGGGGGCCTCTCTCGAAGCTCAGCCGAGAAGCGCGGCGACCTCATCGACCGTCAGGCGCTTGAACTTCCGGCCGTTCAGGCTCCGGTCGAGAACGCAGACTTCGAGGCTCTTGGCCGGAAGGTCCGGCGTGCCGTTCTCGGCCCGCTGCAAGGCTTCTCGCCCGAGCGCGATCGCCTCCG from the bacterium genome contains:
- the pafA gene encoding Pup--protein ligase — translated: MQKRIYGVETEYGIIFTPEGRKTLPVEKAIRFLFEKLITTEHFLNVFLENGARFYQDTGCHPEYATPECASPRQLIVYDRAGERILEDLQDYAESKIREERIAGKLSIFKNNTDFVGNSYGCHENYLVDRDVDFYYLAEQLIPFLVTRQIYTGAGKVFQTQDGVHYCISQRAQHIYQKISGTTTNDRSIINTRDEPHADRERYRRLHVIVGDSNMSEYTNFVKIGTCAIVLQMIEDNYINKDFTLRNPVKAIKDISCDTTCKRKLRLDNGREYSPIEIQREYCEMAQKYMEQYPVSDELKESVGMWQHVLDCLDDDPNKLSRQIDWVIKRNLIESYVDKHGSRWADPRVFMLDLQYHDIRVNRGLYYLLERKGAVDRILNDEEINKAKTEPPHDTRARMRGEFIKLARQNGIQYDLDWSNIRLGNLLNVRVICNNPFETDTEKVAELVRTIQKTNLRKTSLSKLVIQS